In Bacteroidota bacterium, one DNA window encodes the following:
- a CDS encoding T9SS type A sorting domain-containing protein, with translation MSTAQTNFVSWDFTPSISSANYATSTTNQNGAKTSALTSPTLSTISINGSGVSGVGANTFHRTTGWPTSSSSSKYLEFSITLGSSQTFSNDTFNLAIIAAVSTTTTAARDYTVTYGYGASPSFSTVSGSNSAASNTRGGTVTSIGTSSTSNTATIPAPGNTIETILTIRILIYGSSSSSGNFRIYSLALTSPSNVINTTPIITLAGTPNDFTTSAINTTSSEQSFTVSGSNLTDSVRIAPPTGFEISTGTGGSFVAKDTVRLANSSGTLSSTTIYVRYKPTSLSIQPQASASLINASSSGATAKTIIVTGSVRNLSQGDIAVIGFNASTTDAISFVALVDIAANTVIKFTDNGYSDATTQMTGEGFLIYTAPSTISMGTVVSWSNGMSISGTGWNSNNPSNFSLSALGEQLFAYQGTWAVSGGTTNLLEGFNNGNSGWTASGSNLSATSNSYQPSALSTGAMTFFNPNGFYSNNTGNTVNTKTNIYNRSYDSTNWTRSAAQISTVPSWSFVILADEPTLNVSSGSIAFTGTTNNSITATWTNPVANGGAKRIVVLRLSATSAVAPTDNTIYTATSTFGSGTGLQLTGTGNYVIYNGTGTIITVSSGINPSTAYAVDIYEYNGGTGSLKENYLGTAGTAGTTTFNSTVLADITQPTGSITQGVSDIVLSGFSITPSSNIDFTAVTVTTSGTATSTDITSVRIFRDNDGNGAINGADSSVSGAGATYAGSINFSISGETNFPTAHYYLIVTNVAGAGTSTAGNTVTASISSGNYTTNAYSSAGTANGNSRTIAAPPGTSTITAGAGTEPTTISSIINSQGTSSLNFDIDILDDGATPANDNVATQISQMVFNQGSGNTVSDWSIAIAGAELSDGTNNMTGTINSSNITFSSISNSSGNLGYVADDSTKTYTLKVWLKTNMTTLKNTIDGQRLVFKILSNDVTLTVSQLASGQDQNSGSSKNLIDVAASALTYIQNTSNAIAGIAMSPAITVSAIDANGNRDLDFTSQIRITSSGSLSGTQVDAAASSGVATFSTLTHTAVATGIALNTERTSTLDWDISSNTFDISPSNDDCSGATTLTVNATAIAGTSLNATQSISAISCNSNTSSGTIADVWYKFTATTTSHTITVTPGASYNAVVDVRSGSCNSSNVNCADANGAGGVEKVNLTGLMVSSVYYIRIYHFGGGSSSTPTFNVKVESPTVLSIGDISIIGFNSNTPDNFSFVTWVDLVPNTIIKFTDNGFLSTSSSTTTNNGRGGENFVTWTNSSGNNVAAGTVIKIEDGASPSVGSVSQTLNGISASGDQIFAYQGSGAGTSASNSDWGTNTNPSTVAGTMLFGLTFPANWISTGSASSNTSYLPSDLNVSNGNIAIASSGATSGQYTGSRANQPTLASYKSLVTNTSNWTIASSGTSTLSTTAFTTSTTSTLGNITQPTGPIYQGYSSEVLSGFTVTPNAAVDFTGVTVTRTGTATSTDITAVRIIRDYNGDGIINTTSGVDSDVSVTPLSYANSMAFTITGETGFSSVRNYLIVGNVAAIGTSTVGRTLATNIASGAFTTTGSTTPATINTGSETGNTRTISLPPGTGTISAGGGSEPATISSVVNSQGASSLNFDFTIQDDGATSSTDTLSSYISQMIFNQGTGNTVTDWSLAIAGAELSDGSNTLTGTINSTNITFSSISNNYGDLGHIADDSSKTYTLKVWLNSDMTTLKNTIAGLGLVFRIKSSDITANVGSQLTAVEDQNSGSTNNVINVAASQLAYIQNATNVYTNYSMSPAVKVKAIDANNNLDLNFAAQIRITSTGTLAGTTIDTFAVAGIATYSTLTHTAIGATLTLKAQRTLSLDWDATSSTFNVTDAPAIAEVIFPQYAINGNTAGSRFPYTCRLSVNNLTPNATYKYTVAGSTATSLSANGAGNMFAIYNSTQGSAGYLVGYSSGKSFGSLASEFSSNEFTSSSRYATLTTDSSGSYTGWFSLVPTGNAVFTAGNDIYFYVQMNNGTNAIGDSLITQSLHSTNTIRMLDYTTGLPMAGTSHTDAENFAFVYDNTAGSGRPIYGSWTENDGITTTFTTWYTSAYDGVGSAWASIIPSSLSNGIRRIGFYNNDGTALYAVTSTNGTWGSTNTVNHAAGTTPIVIGRTATGTSGDYINYSASSLNSNLTVNGDLTLTSGTLDINTDSLFITGTVSRTTGNINASNGIVAFTNTSALSLPSNTFTGNVKNIYMNGSGGVTINSPITFSNKLTFNSGQLHTGSDSVIMTNTGSIIETNSSNIQGKLYTLHTLTQNVKDTFGGLGLYITETTQSSNNYVVTRVTGTPITSGNSGAFNGHQGIKRYYTINPTTNTNLSAQVTFKYFDGELNGITESGLRIYTHPDPYTNGNWADLGGRPALNITNNTITNDPKYPVSHFSTWSFSSEAEALPVELVNLAGTIQNSVATIKWMAANEDIGSLYEIRHGTNIYHTSAIGTQTAFANGETANYQLVHHTPAMGTNYYQLWTLQVDGTSRMLGQIALENKGLGHMSYSPMQLYPNPTNSNLQITFGDMSTVANKLQIVNQMGAIVSEQTLNGSNSTLLDVSHLAFGVYHILIYGNNGEMLQGQRFIKN, from the coding sequence ATGAGTACTGCGCAGACAAACTTCGTAAGCTGGGATTTCACACCAAGTATTTCAAGTGCCAATTATGCCACAAGTACAACAAATCAAAATGGTGCAAAAACAAGTGCATTAACATCACCAACTTTAAGCACAATTTCAATAAATGGTAGTGGTGTAAGTGGTGTAGGTGCTAACACATTTCATAGAACAACAGGATGGCCAACATCTTCTAGCTCTAGCAAATATTTAGAATTTTCCATTACTTTGGGTTCTAGTCAAACTTTTTCAAATGATACTTTTAATTTAGCAATCATTGCAGCTGTAAGTACTACTACAACTGCTGCAAGAGATTATACTGTGACCTACGGTTATGGTGCATCTCCATCTTTCTCTACAGTGAGTGGCTCAAATTCGGCCGCTTCAAACACAAGAGGGGGCACGGTGACAAGTATCGGCACTTCAAGCACTTCCAATACAGCGACAATACCTGCTCCTGGAAATACAATTGAAACCATATTAACTATTAGAATACTAATATATGGTTCAAGCAGTAGTTCAGGGAATTTCAGAATATACAGTCTAGCATTAACGAGCCCATCAAATGTAATAAACACAACACCTATTATTACTTTAGCAGGAACACCCAATGACTTCACCACATCAGCTATAAACACTACTTCATCTGAACAATCATTCACAGTTTCAGGTTCAAATTTAACTGATAGTGTTAGGATTGCCCCACCCACAGGTTTTGAAATTTCTACTGGAACTGGCGGTAGTTTTGTTGCTAAGGATACTGTTCGTTTAGCAAATTCTAGCGGAACACTTTCTTCAACTACTATATATGTTCGTTACAAACCTACTTCATTATCAATACAACCACAAGCAAGTGCAAGTTTAATTAATGCCAGTAGCAGTGGTGCCACTGCAAAAACTATTATAGTTACAGGTTCTGTCAGAAATTTAAGTCAAGGAGATATTGCGGTTATAGGATTTAATGCGTCAACTACTGATGCAATTTCATTTGTGGCTTTGGTCGATATTGCTGCAAATACAGTTATCAAATTTACAGACAATGGATACTCAGATGCGACGACGCAAATGACAGGCGAAGGATTTTTAATATATACTGCACCTTCAACTATTTCTATGGGTACAGTAGTATCATGGAGTAACGGAATGAGCATTAGCGGTACAGGATGGAATTCAAACAACCCAAGTAATTTTAGTTTGAGTGCACTAGGTGAGCAATTATTTGCTTACCAAGGAACTTGGGCAGTTTCAGGTGGTACTACAAATTTGTTAGAAGGTTTTAATAATGGGAACTCAGGGTGGACTGCATCAGGTTCAAACTTAAGTGCCACTTCAAACTCATACCAGCCATCGGCATTAAGCACAGGTGCTATGACTTTCTTTAATCCAAATGGTTTTTATAGCAACAATACAGGTAACACAGTTAATACAAAAACCAATATATATAATAGGTCCTATGATTCAACTAATTGGACTCGCAGTGCTGCTCAAATATCAACTGTTCCTTCGTGGAGTTTTGTAATACTTGCTGATGAACCAACGCTTAATGTTTCAAGTGGTTCAATTGCATTTACTGGAACTACAAATAATAGTATTACAGCTACTTGGACAAACCCTGTGGCAAATGGCGGTGCAAAACGCATTGTCGTTTTAAGATTAAGTGCCACATCTGCAGTAGCCCCTACCGATAATACTATATATACCGCCACATCTACCTTTGGTTCTGGAACAGGGCTACAATTAACAGGCACCGGAAACTATGTAATATATAATGGTACAGGAACCATCATTACTGTTTCAAGTGGCATCAACCCATCTACTGCTTATGCAGTTGATATATATGAATATAATGGTGGCACAGGCAGTTTGAAAGAAAACTATTTAGGCACTGCTGGCACTGCAGGTACTACAACTTTTAACAGTACGGTACTAGCTGACATTACACAGCCAACAGGTTCAATAACACAGGGTGTTAGCGATATAGTATTGTCTGGTTTTAGTATAACACCAAGTTCAAATATAGATTTTACAGCAGTTACTGTTACAACTTCGGGCACTGCAACTTCAACAGATATAACCTCTGTAAGAATTTTTAGAGACAATGATGGCAATGGTGCTATCAATGGTGCTGATAGTAGCGTTTCTGGTGCAGGTGCTACTTATGCTGGTTCAATAAACTTTAGCATTTCAGGTGAAACAAATTTTCCGACTGCACATTATTATTTGATAGTAACTAATGTGGCTGGTGCTGGAACTTCAACGGCTGGCAATACAGTTACGGCAAGCATAAGCTCGGGCAATTATACTACCAATGCATACTCGAGTGCTGGAACAGCAAATGGCAATTCAAGAACTATTGCAGCCCCTCCTGGTACTTCAACTATAACCGCGGGTGCAGGAACAGAGCCTACAACTATTTCTTCAATTATTAACTCACAAGGAACTTCATCACTCAATTTCGATATCGATATATTAGATGATGGTGCCACGCCAGCTAATGATAATGTGGCTACTCAAATATCACAAATGGTGTTCAATCAGGGTAGTGGAAATACAGTCTCCGATTGGTCGATAGCCATTGCAGGTGCTGAACTTAGCGACGGAACGAATAATATGACAGGCACTATTAATAGCAGTAATATTACTTTTAGTTCTATTTCTAACTCATCGGGAAACTTAGGTTATGTTGCTGATGATTCTACTAAAACCTATACTTTAAAAGTATGGCTCAAAACAAATATGACCACTTTGAAAAACACCATTGATGGACAAAGATTGGTTTTCAAAATTCTAAGTAATGACGTTACGTTAACTGTAAGTCAATTAGCTTCTGGTCAAGATCAAAATTCAGGCTCTAGCAAAAACCTTATAGATGTTGCAGCAAGTGCACTAACCTATATACAAAACACGAGTAATGCCATCGCTGGCATTGCTATGTCGCCGGCTATTACTGTAAGTGCCATTGATGCGAATGGCAACAGAGATTTAGATTTCACAAGTCAGATTAGAATTACTTCCTCAGGCAGTTTAAGTGGAACTCAAGTTGATGCTGCTGCCTCATCAGGGGTTGCTACTTTTAGTACCCTAACACACACAGCAGTTGCTACTGGCATAGCTTTAAATACAGAACGCACCAGCACTTTAGATTGGGATATTAGTAGTAATACATTTGATATATCACCTTCCAACGACGATTGTAGTGGAGCAACCACGCTTACCGTGAATGCTACTGCTATTGCGGGTACTTCGCTCAATGCTACACAGTCTATTTCTGCAATTAGTTGTAACAGCAATACCAGCAGCGGCACCATAGCTGATGTATGGTATAAATTTACCGCAACAACCACATCACATACGATTACTGTTACACCAGGTGCCAGTTATAATGCAGTGGTTGATGTGAGAAGTGGATCTTGCAATAGTTCAAACGTAAATTGTGCTGATGCCAATGGTGCAGGAGGCGTTGAAAAAGTAAATTTGACTGGCTTAATGGTTAGCTCAGTATATTATATAAGAATATATCATTTTGGTGGTGGTTCTTCATCCACACCTACCTTTAATGTGAAGGTTGAAAGCCCAACAGTATTAAGCATTGGCGATATTTCTATTATAGGTTTTAATTCAAATACTCCTGACAATTTTTCATTTGTAACTTGGGTAGACCTTGTTCCAAATACCATAATTAAATTTACCGATAATGGTTTCTTAAGCACCAGTTCATCTACCACCACCAATAATGGTCGTGGAGGCGAAAACTTTGTAACGTGGACTAATAGTTCGGGAAACAATGTAGCCGCTGGAACTGTTATTAAAATTGAAGACGGTGCGAGTCCATCAGTGGGTTCTGTATCACAAACATTAAATGGAATTTCTGCAAGTGGCGACCAAATATTTGCCTATCAAGGTTCAGGAGCGGGCACTTCTGCTTCCAATTCCGATTGGGGTACTAATACAAACCCAAGTACAGTTGCAGGTACCATGTTATTTGGTTTAACCTTCCCTGCCAACTGGATTAGCACGGGTTCAGCAAGCAGCAATACTTCTTATTTGCCTAGCGATCTTAATGTATCAAATGGTAATATAGCTATAGCAAGTTCAGGAGCAACATCAGGACAATATACAGGTTCGCGTGCAAACCAACCAACCCTTGCTTCATACAAATCTCTTGTTACCAATACTTCTAATTGGACTATTGCCAGTAGTGGAACAAGTACCTTAAGCACTACTGCATTTACAACTAGCACTACTTCAACCTTAGGAAATATTACACAACCTACTGGTCCAATTTATCAAGGATATAGCAGCGAAGTATTATCAGGGTTCACTGTAACACCCAATGCAGCAGTTGATTTTACAGGCGTTACGGTTACTAGAACGGGAACGGCTACTAGTACTGATATTACTGCAGTTAGAATAATTAGAGACTATAATGGTGATGGAATTATTAACACAACAAGTGGAGTAGATAGCGATGTTTCAGTTACGCCATTATCATACGCCAACTCTATGGCATTTACTATTACTGGTGAAACAGGATTTTCAAGTGTTCGTAATTATTTAATTGTGGGCAATGTGGCCGCAATTGGCACATCAACCGTGGGCCGTACACTTGCGACGAATATTGCTTCTGGAGCATTTACGACAACTGGAAGCACAACTCCAGCTACTATTAATACAGGCAGCGAAACAGGTAATACAAGAACTATTTCATTACCTCCTGGTACCGGCACTATTTCAGCAGGTGGAGGTAGCGAACCAGCTACAATATCTTCTGTAGTGAATAGTCAGGGTGCATCTTCTCTAAATTTTGATTTCACAATACAGGATGATGGTGCTACTTCTTCAACAGATACTTTATCAAGCTATATATCGCAAATGATTTTTAACCAAGGTACTGGCAATACAGTTACTGATTGGTCATTAGCTATTGCAGGTGCTGAACTTAGCGATGGAAGCAATACGCTAACTGGAACTATTAATTCTACCAATATAACTTTTAGCTCTATCTCAAATAATTATGGCGACCTAGGTCATATAGCTGATGATTCTTCAAAAACTTATACTTTAAAAGTATGGCTCAATAGCGATATGACTACTTTGAAAAATACCATAGCTGGATTAGGTCTGGTATTTAGAATTAAAAGTTCTGATATCACTGCAAATGTTGGAAGTCAGCTTACAGCGGTGGAAGATCAAAATTCAGGTTCAACAAATAATGTAATAAATGTTGCTGCATCACAATTGGCATATATACAAAACGCAACGAATGTATATACTAATTATTCTATGTCGCCTGCGGTGAAAGTAAAAGCCATTGACGCTAATAATAATTTGGATTTGAACTTTGCTGCACAAATAAGAATTACCTCTACCGGTACACTTGCAGGCACAACTATTGATACATTTGCTGTGGCAGGTATTGCAACTTATAGCACCCTCACACATACTGCAATTGGTGCTACCCTTACATTAAAAGCACAAAGGACATTAAGCCTCGATTGGGATGCAACAAGTTCTACCTTTAATGTAACTGATGCACCTGCAATTGCTGAAGTTATATTCCCACAATATGCTATTAATGGTAATACAGCAGGCAGTAGGTTTCCTTATACTTGTCGTTTGAGTGTAAATAATTTAACCCCTAATGCAACTTATAAATATACCGTAGCTGGAAGTACAGCAACTTCATTATCAGCTAACGGAGCCGGAAATATGTTTGCTATATATAATAGTACACAGGGTTCGGCAGGGTACCTAGTTGGATATAGTTCTGGTAAATCTTTTGGTTCATTAGCTTCTGAATTTTCTAGTAATGAATTTACTTCATCAAGCAGATATGCTACCCTCACTACTGATAGTTCTGGTTCTTATACGGGATGGTTTAGTTTAGTTCCCACTGGCAATGCTGTATTCACTGCAGGGAATGATATATATTTCTATGTGCAAATGAATAATGGAACCAATGCCATAGGTGATTCTTTAATCACGCAATCATTACACTCAACCAATACTATTAGAATGTTGGATTATACTACTGGATTACCTATGGCTGGAACTTCGCACACAGATGCTGAAAATTTTGCATTTGTATATGATAATACGGCTGGCAGTGGTAGACCAATATATGGTTCTTGGACAGAAAACGATGGTATCACAACCACATTCACTACTTGGTATACTAGTGCTTACGATGGTGTAGGTAGTGCGTGGGCAAGTATTATTCCTTCATCGCTTTCTAATGGTATTCGCAGAATAGGTTTTTATAATAATGATGGTACCGCATTGTATGCTGTAACGTCTACTAACGGAACATGGGGAAGCACAAATACTGTGAACCATGCAGCAGGAACTACACCAATAGTTATAGGTAGAACGGCTACCGGAACAAGTGGAGATTATATAAACTATAGTGCATCTTCTTTAAATAGTAATTTAACTGTAAATGGTGATTTAACTCTAACTTCTGGAACATTAGATATTAATACAGATTCATTATTTATTACTGGAACTGTTTCTCGCACTACAGGTAATATCAATGCTTCTAATGGAATAGTTGCATTTACCAATACTTCTGCACTAAGCTTACCTTCAAATACTTTCACAGGCAATGTTAAGAATATATATATGAATGGTAGCGGCGGTGTTACCATAAATAGTCCGATTACTTTTAGCAATAAATTAACTTTTAACAGTGGCCAATTGCATACTGGAAGTGACTCTGTAATTATGACTAATACTGGAAGCATTATAGAAACGAATTCATCTAATATTCAAGGTAAATTATATACGTTGCATACACTTACTCAAAATGTGAAAGATACATTTGGCGGATTGGGATTATATATAACAGAAACTACACAAAGCAGCAATAACTATGTTGTTACTCGCGTAACTGGAACACCTATTACAAGTGGAAACAGTGGTGCATTTAATGGTCACCAAGGAATTAAAAGATATTATACTATTAATCCGACTACCAATACAAATCTATCAGCACAAGTTACCTTCAAATATTTTGATGGTGAGTTAAATGGTATTACCGAAAGTGGTTTGCGTATATATACACATCCCGATCCTTATACCAATGGCAACTGGGCCGATTTAGGTGGAAGGCCTGCATTAAATATTACCAATAATACTATAACAAACGACCCTAAATATCCTGTATCGCATTTCTCTACATGGAGCTTTAGCAGCGAGGCAGAAGCACTGCCTGTTGAATTGGTAAATCTAGCAGGAACCATACAAAACAGTGTGGCTACAATTAAATGGATGGCGGCAAATGAAGATATAGGTTCACTATATGAAATAAGACATGGAACGAATATATATCATACAAGTGCAATAGGAACACAAACCGCATTTGCAAATGGCGAAACGGCCAACTACCAATTGGTGCATCACACCCCTGCAATGGGTACCAATTATTATCAGTTATGGACCCTGCAAGTTGATGGCACTAGCCGTATGCTAGGCCAAATAGCTTTAGAAAATAAAGGATTAGGCCACATGAGTTATAGTCCGATGCAATTGTATCCGAACCCTACTAATAGTAATTTGCAAATCACATTTGGAGACATGAGCACTGTTGCCAATAAACTTCAAATCGTTAACCAAATGGGTGCTATCGTAAGCGAACAAACATTGAATGGTAGTAATTCAACTTTACTTGATGTTTCGCATTTAGCTTTTGGTGTATATCATATTTTAATATATGGTAACAATGGAGAAATGTTGCAAGGGCAACGTTTTATTAAGAATTAG
- a CDS encoding M61 family peptidase, with the protein MIRYNITSLNPSSHFLQIEVIIDGLKPGIPVVVSLPLWRPGRYEMQNYPKNIRQFKAYDIDGSELSLAKTQKGSWQIETKGNCELRIVYEYYAHQLDAGASFVNHAQWYVNPCNCMIYIEGQMDSACELYINAPKDYEIAIALSQVSDRVYIADNYHTLADSPFIASPSLQKVSFQLGNCPIYLWFQGNFKFDSEKLITDFEKFCKAQVDLFGDLECNEYHFFFQMLPYSFHHGVEHANSTVIAMGPHANFDLRAFYREFLGISSHEFFHLWNVKRIRPNDMLPYKYNIENYSTLGWVYEGFTTYYGDIICIRSGVYTNEEWLETFSKHLQRHFDNAGRYHLSVAQSSYDTWLDGYSNLVPHRKVNIYTEGLLAAFILDMSLREETEGKKNLDDLMRNMNAQYKKGEGYSEASIKQMCETITEKNYDWFFNDIINSCGYIEQYLPDALQLSGLALQILPNNNPLERVFGFKYIKANYAWQVLAIWPGSPSHQAGLDIDDMIVSINGQYSMNEMDADNIPVLGPIIVEVENFGVKRTLTINPSQDNFYNIYSVNIIDEILFSKL; encoded by the coding sequence ATGATTCGATACAACATTACTAGCCTCAATCCGAGTTCCCATTTTTTGCAAATAGAAGTAATCATTGATGGGCTTAAACCTGGAATTCCTGTGGTTGTGAGTCTTCCGCTATGGAGACCTGGCCGCTACGAAATGCAGAATTACCCAAAAAACATAAGACAATTTAAAGCTTATGATATTGATGGGAGTGAATTGTCTCTAGCAAAAACACAAAAGGGTAGCTGGCAAATTGAAACTAAAGGCAATTGTGAACTTAGAATTGTATACGAATACTATGCACACCAACTCGATGCCGGTGCCAGTTTTGTAAACCATGCCCAATGGTATGTGAACCCATGTAATTGTATGATATATATAGAAGGACAAATGGATAGTGCTTGCGAATTATATATCAATGCTCCCAAAGATTATGAAATAGCGATTGCACTTTCTCAAGTTTCCGACCGAGTATATATAGCCGACAATTATCATACACTTGCCGATTCGCCCTTTATTGCATCACCATCACTACAAAAGGTTTCCTTTCAATTAGGGAATTGTCCGATATATCTTTGGTTCCAGGGAAATTTTAAATTTGACTCCGAAAAATTAATAACGGACTTCGAGAAATTTTGTAAAGCCCAAGTAGATTTATTTGGCGACCTAGAATGCAATGAATATCATTTCTTTTTTCAAATGTTGCCCTATTCTTTTCATCATGGGGTAGAGCATGCAAATAGCACGGTGATTGCGATGGGGCCTCATGCTAATTTCGATTTACGTGCATTTTACCGTGAGTTTTTGGGTATTAGCAGTCACGAATTTTTTCATTTGTGGAATGTAAAACGCATTCGTCCAAATGATATGTTGCCCTACAAATATAATATAGAAAACTATAGTACTTTGGGTTGGGTTTACGAAGGTTTCACTACCTATTATGGTGATATCATTTGTATTCGAAGTGGGGTTTATACTAATGAAGAATGGTTAGAAACTTTCAGCAAACACTTGCAACGCCATTTCGACAACGCAGGCCGTTATCATTTGTCAGTAGCACAAAGCAGTTACGATACTTGGCTCGATGGATATAGTAATCTTGTACCTCATCGAAAAGTTAATATATATACCGAAGGACTCTTGGCCGCTTTTATTTTGGATATGAGCCTTCGAGAAGAAACAGAAGGCAAAAAAAATCTTGACGATTTGATGCGAAATATGAATGCCCAATATAAAAAAGGAGAAGGCTATTCAGAGGCATCTATCAAACAAATGTGTGAAACCATCACTGAAAAAAATTACGATTGGTTTTTTAATGACATTATAAATTCCTGCGGTTATATAGAACAGTATTTGCCAGATGCATTGCAACTTTCAGGTCTTGCATTACAAATATTACCCAATAATAATCCTTTAGAAAGAGTATTTGGATTTAAATATATAAAAGCAAACTACGCTTGGCAAGTTTTGGCTATTTGGCCCGGAAGCCCTTCACACCAAGCGGGTCTAGATATTGATGATATGATTGTTTCTATCAATGGACAATATAGCATGAACGAAATGGATGCCGATAATATTCCAGTTTTGGGCCCTATTATAGTAGAAGTAGAAAATTTTGGTGTGAAACGCACACTCACTATTAATCCAAGTCAAGATAACTTTTATAATATATATTCAGTGAATATAATAGATG